A portion of the Megalobrama amblycephala isolate DHTTF-2021 linkage group LG23, ASM1881202v1, whole genome shotgun sequence genome contains these proteins:
- the efemp2a gene encoding EGF-containing fibulin-like extracellular matrix protein 2a isoform X1, with amino-acid sequence MRPGCVLVFCVCISVFLRRAISQPPTETDTYTECTDGYHWDPQTQHCKDINECETIPEACKGEMKCFNHYGGYLCLPRSASVIPAPDPPNQVHPSLENTASESFNLCPQGFEPQGDSCVDVDECERDRHDCQPSQQCFNTEGSFSCQCPDGYRKVGTECIDIDECRYRYCQHRCVNVPGSFSCQCEPGFQLAGNNRSCIDVDECGMGAPCSQRCYNTYGTFLCRCEQGYELGPDGFACNDIDECSYSSYLCQYQCVNEHGKFSCVCPDGYQLLSTRLCQDINECETGAHQCSDGQTCVNIHGGHKCVDNKSCQEPYVQVSENRCTCPVTKPSCRDMPYSIVHRYMSITSERTVPSDIFQIQATSVYPGAYNTFRVRSGDDNGDFYIRQINNISAMLVLARAVKGPREYVLDLEMVSVNPLMSYHTSSVLRLSIYVGPYAF; translated from the exons ATGCGGCCCGGGTGTGTTTTGGTCTTTTGTGTGTGCATCTCTGTGTTTCTCCGTCGCGCTATTTCACAGCCACCCACAGAAACTGACACCTACACG GAATGTACAGATGGATATCACTGGGATCCACAGACTCAGCACTGCAAAG ATATAAATGAATGTGAGACAATCCCAGAGGCCTGTAAGGGAGAGATGAAGTGCTTCAACCACTATGGCGGGTACCTGTGCCTCCCTCGCTCGGCCTCGGTCATCCCTGCCCCTGATCCGCCCAACCAGGTCCACCCCAGCCTAGAGAACACGGCCAGCGAGTCATTCAACTTGTGCCCTCAAGGGTTTGAGCCCCAGGGAGACAGCTGCGTGG ATGTGGATGAGTGTGAACGGGACCGTCACGACTGCCAGCCCAGTCAGCAGTGTTTCAATACAGAAGGCTCCTTCTCCTGCCAGTGTCCAGATGGGTATCGCAAAGTGGGCACAGAATGCATCG ACATTGACGAGTGCCGGTACCGCTACTGTCAACATCGCTGTGTTAATGTCCCTGGCTCATTCTCCTGCCAGTGTGAGCCTGGTTTCCAGCTGGCTGGCAACAATCGTTCCTGTATTG ATGTTGATGAGTGTGGCATGGGGGCCCCCTGCAGTCAGAGGTGTTATAACACGTACGGGACGTTCCTGTGTCGATGCGAGCAGGGTTATGAGCTGGGGCCAGATGGCTTTGCCTGCAATG ACATAGACGAGTGCAGCTACTCCAGTTACCTGTGCCAGTATCAGTGTGTTAATGAGCACGGCAAATTCTCCTGTGTCTGTCCTGATGGCTATCAGCTCCTGAGCACACGCCTCTGCCAAG ACATAAACGAATGTGAGACAGGAGCTCATCAGTGCTCTGATGGACAGACTTGTGTGAACATTCATGGAGGTCACAAATGTGTCGACAACAAAAGCTGTCAGGAACCCTATGTGCAAGTGTCCGAAAA TCGCTGTACGTGTCCTGTCACAAAGCCCAGCTGTCGAGACATGCCCTACTCCATTGTGCATCGCTACATGAGCATCACATCCGAGCGCACCGTCCCCTCAGACATCTTTCAGATCCAGGCCACCAGTGTCTATCCTGGAGCCTATAACACCTTCCGCGTCCGCTCTGGAGATGACAATGGAGATTTTTACATCAGG CAAATCAACAACATCAGTGCCATGCTTGTTCTCGCCCGCGCCGTGAAAGGCCCCAGAGAGTATGTGCTGGATTTGGAGATGGTTTCGGTCAACCCGCTCATGAGCTACCACACCAGTTCTGTCCTGCGCTTAAGCATCTACGTTGGGCCTTATGCTTTTTAA
- the efemp2a gene encoding EGF-containing fibulin-like extracellular matrix protein 2a isoform X2, which translates to MKCFNHYGGYLCLPRSASVIPAPDPPNQVHPSLENTASESFNLCPQGFEPQGDSCVDVDECERDRHDCQPSQQCFNTEGSFSCQCPDGYRKVGTECIDIDECRYRYCQHRCVNVPGSFSCQCEPGFQLAGNNRSCIDVDECGMGAPCSQRCYNTYGTFLCRCEQGYELGPDGFACNDIDECSYSSYLCQYQCVNEHGKFSCVCPDGYQLLSTRLCQDINECETGAHQCSDGQTCVNIHGGHKCVDNKSCQEPYVQVSENRCTCPVTKPSCRDMPYSIVHRYMSITSERTVPSDIFQIQATSVYPGAYNTFRVRSGDDNGDFYIRQINNISAMLVLARAVKGPREYVLDLEMVSVNPLMSYHTSSVLRLSIYVGPYAF; encoded by the exons ATGAAGTGCTTCAACCACTATGGCGGGTACCTGTGCCTCCCTCGCTCGGCCTCGGTCATCCCTGCCCCTGATCCGCCCAACCAGGTCCACCCCAGCCTAGAGAACACGGCCAGCGAGTCATTCAACTTGTGCCCTCAAGGGTTTGAGCCCCAGGGAGACAGCTGCGTGG ATGTGGATGAGTGTGAACGGGACCGTCACGACTGCCAGCCCAGTCAGCAGTGTTTCAATACAGAAGGCTCCTTCTCCTGCCAGTGTCCAGATGGGTATCGCAAAGTGGGCACAGAATGCATCG ACATTGACGAGTGCCGGTACCGCTACTGTCAACATCGCTGTGTTAATGTCCCTGGCTCATTCTCCTGCCAGTGTGAGCCTGGTTTCCAGCTGGCTGGCAACAATCGTTCCTGTATTG ATGTTGATGAGTGTGGCATGGGGGCCCCCTGCAGTCAGAGGTGTTATAACACGTACGGGACGTTCCTGTGTCGATGCGAGCAGGGTTATGAGCTGGGGCCAGATGGCTTTGCCTGCAATG ACATAGACGAGTGCAGCTACTCCAGTTACCTGTGCCAGTATCAGTGTGTTAATGAGCACGGCAAATTCTCCTGTGTCTGTCCTGATGGCTATCAGCTCCTGAGCACACGCCTCTGCCAAG ACATAAACGAATGTGAGACAGGAGCTCATCAGTGCTCTGATGGACAGACTTGTGTGAACATTCATGGAGGTCACAAATGTGTCGACAACAAAAGCTGTCAGGAACCCTATGTGCAAGTGTCCGAAAA TCGCTGTACGTGTCCTGTCACAAAGCCCAGCTGTCGAGACATGCCCTACTCCATTGTGCATCGCTACATGAGCATCACATCCGAGCGCACCGTCCCCTCAGACATCTTTCAGATCCAGGCCACCAGTGTCTATCCTGGAGCCTATAACACCTTCCGCGTCCGCTCTGGAGATGACAATGGAGATTTTTACATCAGG CAAATCAACAACATCAGTGCCATGCTTGTTCTCGCCCGCGCCGTGAAAGGCCCCAGAGAGTATGTGCTGGATTTGGAGATGGTTTCGGTCAACCCGCTCATGAGCTACCACACCAGTTCTGTCCTGCGCTTAAGCATCTACGTTGGGCCTTATGCTTTTTAA
- the fibpa gene encoding fibroblast growth factor (acidic) intracellular binding protein a, translating into MSVELDVFVGNTTIMDKEVYQLWLNGYTVNDAVTVRIEGGVMEECEASAEVLLSDTMDQYRTFQMCERLLHHPAKLANQLLFQIPPDRQAMLIERYYAFDDLFVREVLGKKLSKGTKKDLDDVSTKTGITLKSCRRQFDNFKRVFKVVEELKGPLVENIRQHFLLPDQLARDYAAIVFFANNRFETGKKKLQYLTFQDFAFCAGQLINNWTLGAVDNMMEDMDVDLDKEFLQDLKDLKILITDKDLLDQHKSLVCTALRGKTNVFNEMEANFKNLSRSLVNIAAKLINAKDVRDFFIDLVEKFIEPCRSDKWTLVDVNLYLTHYTNSAHILDTFKHHAVWTRYMGVIKSCILRMYHE; encoded by the exons ATGTCTGTGGAGCTGGATGTATTTGTTGGAAACACCACCATTATGGACAAAGAGGTGTATCAACTGTGGTTGAATGGATATACAG TGAACGATGCAGTGACGGTGCGGATAGAAGGAGGTGTAATGGAGGAGTGTGAGGCGAGTGCAGAAGTGCTGCTCAGTGACACCATGGACCAGTACAGAACTTTCCAGATGTGCGAGAGACTTTTACACCACCCAGCTAAACTAGCCAATCAGCTTCTGTTTCAGATACCGCCAGACCGACAAGCCATGCTCATTGAACG GTATTATGCTTTTGATGATTTGTTTGTTCGAGAGGTCCTGGGAAAAAAACTCTCCAAAGGAACAAAAAAAGACCTTGATGATGTTAGTACGAAGACAGGCATTACGCTGAAGAGCTGCAGAAGACAG TTTGACAACTTCAAGCGAGTGTTCAAAGTGGTGGAAGAACTCAAGGGCCCCCTTGTGGAAAACATACGGCAACACTTTCTGCTACCTGATCAATTAGCAAG AGACTATGCTGCAATAGTGTTCTTTGCCAATAATCGTTTTGAGACGGGGAAGAAAAAGTTGCAGTATCTAACCTTCCAAGACTTCGCCTTCTGTGCTGGGCAGCTCATCAACAACTGGACTCTAGGAGCTGTGG ATAACATGATGGAGGACATGGATGTAGATCTGGATAAGGAATTCCTTCAAGACCTCAAAGACCTCAAAATTCTAATCACAGACAAGGATCTCTTAGACCAACACAAAAG TTTAGTGTGCACTGCTCTGCGGGGTAAAACTAATGTCTTCAACGAGATGGAAGCCAATTTTAAG AATCTCTCAAGGAGCCTTGTAAACATCGCTGCCAAATTAATCAACGCAAAAGATGTCCGCGATTTCTTCATTGACCTTGTTGAAAag TTTATTGAACCTTGTCGATCAGACAAATGGACATTAGTGGACGTGAACCTCTACCTTACTCATTATACTAACTCGGCACATATCCTTGACACCTTCAA gcaTCATGCTGTCTGGACCAGGTACATGGGAGTTATCAAGAGTTGCATCCTTAGAATGTACCATGAGTAA
- the ccdc85b gene encoding coiled-coil domain-containing protein 85B: MGSDSEILNRELSKMSDEDLLTCSKEELVNRLRKEESDKMSALIQRGRLIKEVNKQLQGHLLEIRELKVINQRLQEENQELRDLCCFLDDDRLKVKKLAREWQLFGHHAAKVMREDLGGYLKKLADLERMQDGLVKENLDLKELCLVLEEECVSRSDSSPGGSTDLNIPCMVARDVGDGSSSTGSVGSPDQLHLVCSPDD; encoded by the coding sequence atggGGAGCGACAGTGAAATATTGAACCGGGAGCTGTCAAAGATGTCCGACGAAGACTTGCTGACTTGTTCTAAGGAAGAGCTGGTGAATCGACTCCGCAAAGAAGAATCGGATAAGATGTCTGCTCTCATACAGCGCGGCCGATTAATCAAGGAGGTCAATAAACAACTGCAGGGACATCTGCTTGAAATCAGGGAACTCAAAGTCATCAACCAGCGGCTGCAAGAGGAGAACCAGGAACTTCGGGATTTATGCTGCTTTCTGGACGATGACCGTCTGAAGGTGAAGAAGCTCGCGCGTGAGTGGCAACTATTCGGCCATCATGCTGCCAAAGTGATGCGCGAGGACCTCGGCGGATACCTCAAGAAGCTCGCCGACCTGGAGCGGATGCAGGACGGTCTGGTGAAGGAGAATCTGGATCTGAAGGAACTTTGTTTGGTGCTTGAGGAAGAGTGCGTGAGCAGAAGTGATTCCAGCCCGGGTGGCTCCACGGATCTCAACATACCGTGTATGGTGGCCCGGGATGTGGGTGACGGGAGCTCCAGCACCGGGAGCGTTGGCAGTCCAGACCAGCTGCACTTGGTGTGTTCACCAGATGACTGA
- the fosl1a gene encoding fos-related antigen 1a isoform X3: protein MYNYGNLGRGIDRTFPDSASGSGSNSASLATTAVTTQQQQQQQQQQQKYSVAGSSQFVPSLNTITSNQDLQWMLQPSLLGTPGPSRALRPTYPLPPRIPSMNPQFSQSHLSRPGVIRAATAVGSSTRSRHDEHLSPEELERRRIRRERNKMAAAKCRNRRRELTDTLQNETDQLEDEKSRLQKEIAELQKQKEKLELVLEAHRPICKVQDSDSDSDSNNDLPTLSGIKVEPADPDLPGPSGESKSQIKLNKPKPKITIPPPASASSVTSVALESESLHTPVVISTPSLTPFSASLVFCYPSSSVDSSSATSSQAPSLAASQHATSQSSRNPQPCGVAHRRSSSSGDQSDHSLNSPTILTL from the exons ATGTACAACTACGGAAACCTGGGCAGAGGAATCGATCGGACCTTCCCAGATAGCGCCTCTGGATCAGGCTCGAACTCTGCATCTCTCGCTACAACCGCTGTCAcaactcaacaacaacaacaacaacaacaacaacaa CAGAAGTACTCTGTGGCAGGATCCAGTCAGTTTGTGCCCAGTCTCAACACTATAACTTCAAACCAGGACCTTCAATGGATGCTTCAGCCCTCTCTTCTGGGCACCCCGGGGCCATCCAGGGCACTTCGACCAACTTACCCACTGCCACCAAGAATCCCATCTATGAATCCTCAATTTTCTCAATCCCATTTATCCCGGCCAGGTGTTATTAGAGCTGCTACAGCTGTTGGCAGCTCAACAAGAAGCAGACATGATGAACAT CTATCCCCTGAGGAACTTGAGCGGCGTAGAATTAGAAGGGAGCGtaacaaaatggctgctgccAAGTGCAGGAATCGTCGACGCGAACTGACTGACACGCTGCAAAAC gaaacTGACCAGTTAGAGGATGAAAAATCACGTCTGCAGAAGGAGATCGCAGAGCTTCAGAAGCAAAAGGAAAAGCTTGAGTTGGTCCTCGAGGCCCATAGACCCATTTGCAAAGTCCAGGACTCTGACTCGGACTCCGACTCAAACAATGACCTCCCGACACTGAGTGGAATCAAGGTTGAGCCTGCGGACCCTGATCTTCCTGGACCCTCAGGAGAATCTAAGAGTCAAATCAAGCTTAACAAACCCAAGCCCAAAATTACCATCCCACCTCCAGCTTCAGCCTCCTCTGTTACCAGCGTAGCTCTAGAATCAGAGTCTCTTCATACTCCCGTCGTCATCTCCACTCCATCGCTGACTCCTTTTTCTGCCAGCCTGGTCTTCTGCTACCCCTCTTCTTCAGTGGATTCCAGCTCAGCGACTTCATCCCAAGCCCCTAGTCTCGCCGCCTCTCAACACGCTACCAGCCAGTCTTCTCGTAACCCTCAGCCGTGTGGTGTCGCTCATCgccgcagcagcagcagcgggGATCAGTCAGATCATTCTCTCAATTCACCAACTATCCTCACCCTTTGA
- the fosl1a gene encoding fos-related antigen 1a isoform X1: protein MYNYGNLGRGIDRTFPDSASGSGSNSASLATTAVTTQQQQQQQQQQQQQKYSVAGSSQFVPSLNTITSNQDLQWMLQPSLLGTPGPSRALRPTYPLPPRIPSMNPQFSQSHLSRPGVIRAATAVGSSTRSRHDEHLSPEELERRRIRRERNKMAAAKCRNRRRELTDTLQNETDQLEDEKSRLQKEIAELQKQKEKLELVLEAHRPICKVQDSDSDSDSNNDLPTLSGIKVEPADPDLPGPSGESKSQIKLNKPKPKITIPPPASASSVTSVALESESLHTPVVISTPSLTPFSASLVFCYPSSSVDSSSATSSQAPSLAASQHATSQSSRNPQPCGVAHRRSSSSGDQSDHSLNSPTILTL, encoded by the exons ATGTACAACTACGGAAACCTGGGCAGAGGAATCGATCGGACCTTCCCAGATAGCGCCTCTGGATCAGGCTCGAACTCTGCATCTCTCGCTACAACCGCTGTCAcaactcaacaacaacaacaacaacaacaacaacaacaacag CAGAAGTACTCTGTGGCAGGATCCAGTCAGTTTGTGCCCAGTCTCAACACTATAACTTCAAACCAGGACCTTCAATGGATGCTTCAGCCCTCTCTTCTGGGCACCCCGGGGCCATCCAGGGCACTTCGACCAACTTACCCACTGCCACCAAGAATCCCATCTATGAATCCTCAATTTTCTCAATCCCATTTATCCCGGCCAGGTGTTATTAGAGCTGCTACAGCTGTTGGCAGCTCAACAAGAAGCAGACATGATGAACAT CTATCCCCTGAGGAACTTGAGCGGCGTAGAATTAGAAGGGAGCGtaacaaaatggctgctgccAAGTGCAGGAATCGTCGACGCGAACTGACTGACACGCTGCAAAAC gaaacTGACCAGTTAGAGGATGAAAAATCACGTCTGCAGAAGGAGATCGCAGAGCTTCAGAAGCAAAAGGAAAAGCTTGAGTTGGTCCTCGAGGCCCATAGACCCATTTGCAAAGTCCAGGACTCTGACTCGGACTCCGACTCAAACAATGACCTCCCGACACTGAGTGGAATCAAGGTTGAGCCTGCGGACCCTGATCTTCCTGGACCCTCAGGAGAATCTAAGAGTCAAATCAAGCTTAACAAACCCAAGCCCAAAATTACCATCCCACCTCCAGCTTCAGCCTCCTCTGTTACCAGCGTAGCTCTAGAATCAGAGTCTCTTCATACTCCCGTCGTCATCTCCACTCCATCGCTGACTCCTTTTTCTGCCAGCCTGGTCTTCTGCTACCCCTCTTCTTCAGTGGATTCCAGCTCAGCGACTTCATCCCAAGCCCCTAGTCTCGCCGCCTCTCAACACGCTACCAGCCAGTCTTCTCGTAACCCTCAGCCGTGTGGTGTCGCTCATCgccgcagcagcagcagcgggGATCAGTCAGATCATTCTCTCAATTCACCAACTATCCTCACCCTTTGA
- the fosl1a gene encoding fos-related antigen 1a isoform X2 yields the protein MYNYGNLGRGIDRTFPDSASGSGSNSASLATTAVTTQQQQQQQQQQQQKYSVAGSSQFVPSLNTITSNQDLQWMLQPSLLGTPGPSRALRPTYPLPPRIPSMNPQFSQSHLSRPGVIRAATAVGSSTRSRHDEHLSPEELERRRIRRERNKMAAAKCRNRRRELTDTLQNETDQLEDEKSRLQKEIAELQKQKEKLELVLEAHRPICKVQDSDSDSDSNNDLPTLSGIKVEPADPDLPGPSGESKSQIKLNKPKPKITIPPPASASSVTSVALESESLHTPVVISTPSLTPFSASLVFCYPSSSVDSSSATSSQAPSLAASQHATSQSSRNPQPCGVAHRRSSSSGDQSDHSLNSPTILTL from the exons ATGTACAACTACGGAAACCTGGGCAGAGGAATCGATCGGACCTTCCCAGATAGCGCCTCTGGATCAGGCTCGAACTCTGCATCTCTCGCTACAACCGCTGTCAcaactcaacaacaacaacaacaacaacaacaacaacaacag AAGTACTCTGTGGCAGGATCCAGTCAGTTTGTGCCCAGTCTCAACACTATAACTTCAAACCAGGACCTTCAATGGATGCTTCAGCCCTCTCTTCTGGGCACCCCGGGGCCATCCAGGGCACTTCGACCAACTTACCCACTGCCACCAAGAATCCCATCTATGAATCCTCAATTTTCTCAATCCCATTTATCCCGGCCAGGTGTTATTAGAGCTGCTACAGCTGTTGGCAGCTCAACAAGAAGCAGACATGATGAACAT CTATCCCCTGAGGAACTTGAGCGGCGTAGAATTAGAAGGGAGCGtaacaaaatggctgctgccAAGTGCAGGAATCGTCGACGCGAACTGACTGACACGCTGCAAAAC gaaacTGACCAGTTAGAGGATGAAAAATCACGTCTGCAGAAGGAGATCGCAGAGCTTCAGAAGCAAAAGGAAAAGCTTGAGTTGGTCCTCGAGGCCCATAGACCCATTTGCAAAGTCCAGGACTCTGACTCGGACTCCGACTCAAACAATGACCTCCCGACACTGAGTGGAATCAAGGTTGAGCCTGCGGACCCTGATCTTCCTGGACCCTCAGGAGAATCTAAGAGTCAAATCAAGCTTAACAAACCCAAGCCCAAAATTACCATCCCACCTCCAGCTTCAGCCTCCTCTGTTACCAGCGTAGCTCTAGAATCAGAGTCTCTTCATACTCCCGTCGTCATCTCCACTCCATCGCTGACTCCTTTTTCTGCCAGCCTGGTCTTCTGCTACCCCTCTTCTTCAGTGGATTCCAGCTCAGCGACTTCATCCCAAGCCCCTAGTCTCGCCGCCTCTCAACACGCTACCAGCCAGTCTTCTCGTAACCCTCAGCCGTGTGGTGTCGCTCATCgccgcagcagcagcagcgggGATCAGTCAGATCATTCTCTCAATTCACCAACTATCCTCACCCTTTGA